One segment of Zymoseptoria tritici IPO323 chromosome 2, whole genome shotgun sequence DNA contains the following:
- the CIT2 gene encoding citrate synthase (citrate (Si)-synthase; (R)-citric synthase; citrate condensing enzyme; citrate oxaloacetate-lyase [(pro-3S)-CH2COO-->acetyl-CoA]; citrate oxaloacetate-lyase, CoA-acetylating; citrate synthetase; citric synthase; citric-condensing enzyme; citrogenase; condensing enzyme; oxaloacetate transacetase; oxalacetic transacetase), producing MAINSVSRQALRRSMAAPSTWTQRSALNASRTYASSSKSASLKETFAASLPEKIDQIKKLRKEHGHKVVGEVTLDQVYGGARGIKSLVWEGSVLDSEEGIRFRGRTIPECQEILPKAPGGQEPLPEGLFWLLLTGEVPSEQQVRDLSAEWAARAEVPSFVTELLDRCPSDLHPMAQFSLAVTALEHESAFAKAYARGIKKAEYWEHTFEDSMDLIAKLPTIAARIYRNVYKDGKVPAIQKDKDYGYNLANLLGFAENSDFVELMRLYLTIHTDHEGGNVSAHTTHLVGSALSSPMLSLAAGLNGLAGPLHGLANQEVLNWLQEMKKSVGSDLSDENITKYLWDTLKSGRVVPGYGHAVLRKTDPRYVSQREFALKHLPDDPMFKLVSQVYKIAPGVLTEHGKTKNPYPNVDAHSGVLLQYYGLTEQNFYTVLFGVSRAIGVLPQLIIDRAVGAPIERPKSFSTEHWAKLVGAKL from the exons ATGGCCATCAACAGCGTCTCGCGACAGGCGCTCCGCCGATCCATGGCTGCCCCATCCACCTGGACCCAGCGCTCCGCCCTCAATGCCAGCCGCACATATGCTTCATCCAGCAAAAGCGCA TCCCTGAAGGAGACCTTCGCTGCGAGCTTGCCGGAGAAGATTGATCAGATCAAGAAGCTGAGGAAAGAGCATGGACACAAGGTGGTCGGCGAGGTCACCCTCGACCAGGTCTACGGTGGTGCGCGTGGTATCAAGTCGCTCGTCTGGGAGGGTTCAGTCCTCGACTCCGAGGAGGGTATCCGCTTCCGTGGCCGCACCATCCCAGAATGCCAGGAAATTCTGCCAAAGGCGCCCGGTGGTCAGGAGCCTCTCCCAGAAGGTCTCTTCTGGCTTCTCTTGACCGGTGAGGTCCCATCTGAGCAGCAGGTCCGCGATCTGTCCGCTGAGTGGGCCGCCCGCGCTGAGGTCCCCTCGTTCGTCACCGAGCTCCTCGACCGCTGCCCATCCGACCTTCATCCAATGGCTCAGTTCTCTCTCGCCGTCACCGCTCTCGAGCACGAGTCTGCATTCGCCAAGGCCTACGCTCGCGGCATCAAGAAGGCCGAGTACTGGGAGCACACCTTCGAGGACAGCATGGATCTCATCGCCAAGCTGCCCACCATTGCCGCCCGCATCTACCGCAACGTCTACAAGGACGGCAAGGTCCCAGCCATCCAGAAGGACAAGGACTACGGCTACAACTTGGCCAACCTCCTCGGATTCGCCGAGAACTCTGACTTTGTCGAGCTCATGCGTCTCTACCTGACCATCCACACCGATCACGAGGGTGGTAACGTCTCTGCCCACACTACCCACCTGGTCGGCTCTGCTCTCAGCTCGCCCATGCTCTCGCTCGCCGCTGGTCTGAACGGTCTCGCTGGCCCACTTCACGGTCTCGCCAACCAGGAGGTCCTCAACTGGCTCCAGGAGATGAAGAAATCGGTTGGATCTGATCTCTCCGACGAGAACATCACCAAGTATCTCTGGGACACCCTCAAGTCTGGCCGTGTCGTGCCCGGATACGGCCACGCCGTGCTCCGCAAGACCGACCCTCGCTACGTCTCCCAGCGCGAGTTCGCCCTCAAGCACCTTCCTGATGACCCAATGTTCAAGCTCGTCTCGCAAGTCTACAAGATTGCTCCCGGTGTTCTCACCGAGCATGGAAAGACTAAGAACCCATACCCCAACGTTGACGCCCACTCTGGTGTGCTTCTCCAATACTACGGTCTCACCGAGCAGAACTTCTACACCGTCCTCTTCGGCGTCAGCCGTGCTATCGGTGTCCTGCCACAGCTCATCATCGACCGCGCCGTCGGCGCCCCAATTGAGAGGCCCAAGTCTTTCAGCACTGAGCACTGGGCTAAGCTCGTCGGAGCTAAGCTCTGA